Proteins encoded within one genomic window of Halorussus salilacus:
- a CDS encoding TATA-box-binding protein — MTDPKETINIENVVASTGIGQELDLQSVAMDLEGADYDPEQFPGLVYRTQNPKSAALIFRSGKIVCTGAKSTADVHESLEIVFDKLRELQIDVNEDPEIVVQNIVTSADLGRNLNLNAIAIGLGLENIEYEPEQFPGLVYRLDEPEVVALLFGSGKLVITGGKKPEDAEQAVDKIVSRLEELGLLE; from the coding sequence ATGACTGACCCAAAGGAGACCATCAACATTGAAAACGTGGTCGCCTCCACCGGTATCGGCCAGGAACTCGACCTCCAGAGCGTGGCGATGGACCTCGAAGGGGCCGACTACGACCCCGAGCAGTTCCCGGGACTCGTCTACCGGACCCAGAATCCCAAGTCGGCGGCGCTCATCTTCCGGTCGGGCAAGATCGTCTGTACGGGCGCCAAGAGCACGGCCGACGTGCACGAGAGCCTCGAAATCGTCTTCGACAAGCTCCGCGAGCTCCAGATCGACGTGAACGAGGACCCCGAGATCGTCGTCCAGAACATCGTGACCTCGGCCGACCTCGGGCGTAACCTCAACCTCAACGCCATCGCCATCGGTCTCGGTCTGGAGAACATCGAGTACGAGCCCGAGCAGTTCCCGGGCCTCGTCTACCGCCTCGACGAACCCGAGGTCGTCGCGTTGCTGTTCGGGTCGGGCAAGCTGGTCATCACCGGCGGCAAGAAGCCCGAGGACGCAGAGCAGGCGGTCGACAAGATCGTCTCGCGGCTCGAAGAGCTGGGCCTGCTGGAGTAG
- a CDS encoding DUF7473 family protein, with product MAAPVVALIGTFLIAVLFYAVTAHIAARYVLGSVPIGRALAVGVVPAVVSFALQAYHPIYVIPLAAGADFFAIRAVYRLRYRTTGLVALAHYTVSAILGITIYNLVALLSTAPT from the coding sequence ATGGCGGCTCCCGTCGTTGCACTGATCGGCACGTTCCTGATAGCGGTCCTGTTCTACGCCGTGACCGCGCACATCGCAGCCCGGTACGTCCTCGGTAGCGTCCCTATCGGCCGGGCGCTCGCGGTGGGCGTCGTCCCGGCGGTCGTCTCGTTCGCGTTGCAGGCGTATCACCCGATATACGTCATCCCCCTCGCCGCCGGTGCCGACTTCTTCGCCATCCGGGCGGTCTACCGCCTCCGGTACCGGACCACGGGGCTGGTCGCGCTGGCCCACTACACCGTGAGCGCGATTCTGGGCATCACGATATACAACCTCGTCGCGTTGCTTTCGACCGCGCCGACGTGA
- a CDS encoding type II toxin-antitoxin system VapC family toxin, with the protein MGEVLIDANVVYGFRMPRDQWHDSATRIVRSMDDGELPRGRVTNATLSEILSPIQKRVGHDPAVATLEFLERSAGFRVRYLAQSDFVRGRELFRQSVGVELSDAMTVAHMRRTSIEYIYSFDDDFDRFEGITRLSAPVNPFRPS; encoded by the coding sequence ATGGGCGAGGTCCTCATCGACGCGAACGTCGTGTACGGATTTCGGATGCCGAGAGACCAGTGGCACGACTCGGCTACCCGAATCGTTCGGTCGATGGACGACGGCGAACTTCCGCGGGGACGGGTAACCAACGCCACGCTGTCGGAGATTTTAAGCCCGATTCAGAAGCGCGTGGGTCACGACCCGGCGGTTGCTACGCTGGAGTTTCTCGAACGGAGTGCCGGGTTTCGAGTCCGCTATCTCGCCCAGAGCGACTTCGTTCGTGGCCGCGAACTCTTTCGCCAGTCCGTGGGAGTCGAACTCTCGGACGCGATGACAGTGGCGCACATGCGCCGGACAAGTATCGAGTACATCTACAGCTTCGACGACGATTTCGACCGATTCGAGGGAATCACGCGATTGAGCGCCCCAGTGAACCCGTTTCGACCGTCGTAG
- a CDS encoding AbrB/MazE/SpoVT family DNA-binding domain-containing protein, whose product MTVGDSNDAETILDERYAVTVPAKFRERLDLEPGNRLRWTVTNDGRLLGEIVRERYGVAEELDPIDIEEETDAVVDTEELAYEVD is encoded by the coding sequence ATGACCGTGGGAGATTCGAACGACGCCGAAACGATACTGGACGAGCGCTACGCGGTCACCGTACCGGCGAAGTTCCGGGAGCGTCTCGACCTCGAACCCGGGAATCGACTCCGGTGGACCGTCACGAACGATGGCCGACTCCTCGGCGAAATCGTTCGTGAACGGTACGGTGTCGCCGAAGAACTCGACCCTATCGACATCGAGGAGGAGACCGATGCCGTCGTAGACACCGAAGAACTCGCCTACGAGGTCGATTGA
- the hisG gene encoding ATP phosphoribosyltransferase, with amino-acid sequence MRIAVPNKGRLHDPAMELLESAGLHAVDGADRKLYADTVDPEVTLLFARAADIPEYVSDGAADVGITGLDQVREADPGNVEELLDLGFGRCRLVLAAPEDGDITAVEDVAGRTVATEFPNVARRYFEQRGVEPDIVEVSGATELTPHVEMADAIIDITSTGTTLKVNRLAIIDEVLESSVYLFARDDVVENEKVEQVVMALRSVLSADGKRYLMMNAPEDRLDEVRDVIPGLGGPTVMNVEGEGGEKDGMVAVHAVVDERDVFETINDLKAVGASGILVTEIERLVE; translated from the coding sequence ATGAGAATCGCCGTCCCGAACAAGGGCCGACTCCACGACCCGGCGATGGAACTGCTCGAAAGCGCGGGCCTGCACGCCGTCGACGGTGCCGACCGAAAGCTGTACGCCGACACGGTGGACCCCGAGGTCACTCTGCTGTTCGCGCGCGCCGCCGACATCCCCGAGTACGTCAGCGACGGCGCGGCCGACGTCGGCATCACGGGCCTCGATCAGGTCCGGGAGGCCGACCCCGGTAACGTCGAGGAGCTGCTCGACCTCGGGTTCGGCCGGTGTCGACTGGTGCTCGCCGCGCCCGAGGACGGCGACATCACGGCGGTCGAGGACGTGGCGGGCAGGACCGTCGCCACCGAGTTCCCCAACGTCGCACGGCGGTACTTCGAGCAACGGGGCGTCGAGCCCGACATCGTGGAGGTCAGCGGCGCGACCGAGCTGACGCCCCACGTCGAGATGGCCGACGCCATCATCGACATCACCTCCACCGGGACGACGCTGAAGGTCAATCGACTCGCCATCATCGACGAGGTGCTCGAAAGCTCGGTCTACCTGTTCGCCCGCGACGACGTTGTCGAGAACGAGAAGGTCGAGCAGGTCGTGATGGCGCTCCGGTCGGTCCTCTCGGCCGACGGCAAGCGCTACCTGATGATGAACGCGCCCGAGGACCGCCTCGACGAGGTCCGGGACGTGATTCCGGGGCTCGGCGGCCCGACCGTGATGAACGTCGAGGGCGAGGGCGGCGAGAAAGACGGGATGGTAGCCGTCCACGCCGTCGTCGACGAGCGCGACGTGTTCGAGACCATCAACGACCTCAAGGCGGTCGGTGCGAGCGGGATTCTGGTGACCGAGATCGAGCGACTGGTGGAGTAG